The following coding sequences are from one Hymenobacter sp. DG25A window:
- a CDS encoding L-dopachrome tautomerase-related protein, which produces MKHFLITSLTASTMLGMLLGGCQSGSQEGGSTAQAPADSTVTITSTTPGVVLELVAQHDRQWTGITIAPNGRRFVNFPRWSADVPVSIAELLPDGTTKPWPDAARNAWQPGASPDEKFSCVQSVVADSKNRLWVVDPNNPEFKGVLPAGPRLHVFDIASGKLLRTYKFPANTWNKQSYLNDVRVDVARNVAYLTDSGSGALLAVELGSGQVHRQLANDSVTKPNLPYLTFNGKKWTNQVHSDGIELSASGDTLYFSMLTGDKLFRVPTRLLRRNTPADSLHAAVQTVATIGPADGLWRTRDGRIWSGGLTTDAIRVTVPRTGQVTDVVKDARIRWADTFAEDANGYIYFTTSQLQYAPAERGKYEIYRFRPQGKQ; this is translated from the coding sequence ATGAAGCATTTCTTAATCACTTCCCTGACTGCCTCCACCATGCTGGGCATGTTACTGGGCGGTTGTCAGTCGGGCTCTCAGGAAGGCGGTAGTACCGCCCAGGCCCCTGCCGACAGCACCGTTACTATTACAAGTACCACCCCGGGCGTCGTACTGGAGCTGGTAGCCCAGCACGACCGGCAATGGACCGGCATTACCATCGCGCCCAATGGCCGCCGCTTCGTCAACTTTCCCCGCTGGTCGGCTGATGTGCCCGTTTCCATAGCCGAGCTGCTACCCGACGGCACCACCAAACCCTGGCCCGATGCGGCCCGCAACGCCTGGCAGCCCGGCGCCTCGCCGGATGAGAAGTTCAGCTGTGTGCAAAGCGTAGTAGCCGACAGCAAAAACCGCCTGTGGGTGGTAGACCCCAACAACCCTGAGTTCAAAGGCGTGCTCCCCGCCGGCCCCCGGCTGCATGTGTTTGATATTGCTAGTGGCAAGCTGCTGCGCACCTATAAATTCCCGGCCAATACCTGGAACAAGCAGTCCTACCTGAATGATGTGCGCGTAGATGTGGCCCGTAACGTGGCCTACCTTACTGACTCGGGCTCCGGCGCGCTGCTGGCCGTAGAGCTGGGCTCCGGCCAGGTGCATCGCCAGCTGGCAAATGACTCTGTCACCAAACCCAATTTGCCCTACCTCACTTTCAACGGGAAGAAATGGACCAACCAGGTGCATTCCGATGGCATTGAGCTAAGCGCCAGCGGCGACACGCTGTACTTCTCCATGCTTACCGGGGATAAGCTCTTTCGGGTGCCCACGCGCCTGTTGCGCCGCAATACCCCCGCCGATAGCCTTCACGCCGCCGTGCAAACCGTTGCCACCATTGGCCCCGCCGACGGCCTGTGGCGCACCCGTGACGGCCGTATCTGGTCTGGCGGGTTGACTACGGATGCCATTCGAGTAACCGTGCCCCGCACCGGGCAGGTAACGGATGTGGTAAAGGATGCCCGCATTCGCTGGGCCGACACGTTTGCGGAGGATGCCAACGGCTATATCTATTTCACCACTTCCCAGCTGCAGTATGCGCCAGCCGAGCGGGGCAAGTATGAAATCTACCGCTTCCGCCCGCAGGGCAAACAATAG
- a CDS encoding 2-oxoglutarate dehydrogenase E1 component produces MDAYSYIANAHGEYIDQLYQSYKNDPESVDFGWRKFFEGFDFSQQYPEGGMPQADGEGVLTTAASTNQAGEIRAVDKVSADKETQVRNLIHAYRSRGHLVARTNPVRERKDRKARLSISDFGLSEADLDTTFKNGEVLGLGPNAKLRDIVAALDKIYTRTIGFEYMYIRDPQVLDWFREKVEKDSLSFNPGIEYKKRILSKLNEAVVFENFLHTKFLGQKRFSLEGGETTIPALDAIIRKGAELGVEEVMIGMAHRGRLNVLANIMGKTYEQIFSEFEGTAVPDLTMGDGDVKYHMGYSSQVDAGGRTVNLKLAPNPSHLEAVNPVVEGFVRAKLDHGYGNDYAKVLPILIHGDAAVAGQGIGYEVTQMSQLEGYKTGGTVHFVINNQVGFTTDFEDARSSIYCTDLAKIIDAPVLHVNGDDPEAVVFAVQLATEYRQQFHADIFIDMVCYRRHGHNESDEPKFTQPTLYNLISKHQNPREVYNAMLVQRGDVDAQLAAQMDKEFRDTLQARLDLVKQKPLPYNYQALENEWRSLRRSKTEDFDQSPQTGISEDMVAKVGKALTTLPEGFRPLKQIEKLMEERRKMFFENRVLNWAAGELLAYGSMLAEKHIVRLSGQDVQRGTFSHRHAVLHDAETSAPYNSLNYIGEGQETLRIYNSLLSEYAVLGFEFGYAMANPTALVIWEAQFGDFANGAQTMIDQFIVSSESKWQRMNGLVMLLPHGYEGQGPEHSNARPERFLQLAAENNIVVANMTTPANFFHALRRQLTWEFRKPLVVMSPKSMLRHPLCVSPVEEFTSGTFREVLGDVYAEDKKVKRVLLCSGKVYFDLLDEQQQSKRTDVAIVRLEQLHPFPKKQLAVELAKYPKAKVYWVQEEPENMGYWNYLLRFMRRELEDVISRKPSASPATGYNKVHVKEQKELVARAFGIASAEVEADNIKATAEIAKKQD; encoded by the coding sequence ATGGACGCTTACTCTTACATCGCCAATGCCCACGGCGAATATATTGACCAACTGTACCAGTCTTATAAGAACGACCCCGAGTCGGTAGACTTTGGCTGGCGCAAGTTTTTTGAAGGATTCGACTTCTCGCAGCAGTACCCCGAAGGTGGTATGCCGCAGGCCGATGGCGAAGGAGTTTTAACCACCGCCGCAAGTACCAACCAGGCCGGAGAAATCCGCGCCGTAGATAAGGTATCGGCCGATAAGGAAACCCAGGTTCGTAACCTGATTCATGCCTACCGCAGCCGCGGCCACCTGGTGGCCCGCACCAACCCGGTGCGCGAGCGGAAGGACCGTAAAGCCCGCCTCAGCATTTCTGACTTCGGCCTGAGCGAAGCCGACCTCGACACGACCTTTAAAAACGGCGAAGTGCTGGGCCTGGGCCCGAACGCCAAGCTGCGCGACATTGTAGCGGCGCTGGATAAGATTTATACCCGGACCATCGGCTTCGAGTATATGTACATCCGCGACCCGCAGGTGCTCGACTGGTTCCGCGAAAAAGTAGAGAAAGACTCCCTGAGCTTTAACCCTGGCATCGAGTACAAAAAGCGCATCCTTAGTAAGCTCAACGAGGCCGTTGTGTTCGAGAACTTCCTGCATACCAAGTTCCTCGGTCAGAAGCGCTTCTCGCTGGAAGGCGGCGAAACTACCATCCCTGCGCTGGATGCCATCATCCGCAAAGGGGCTGAGCTGGGTGTAGAGGAAGTGATGATTGGTATGGCCCACCGCGGCCGCCTGAACGTGCTGGCCAACATCATGGGCAAAACCTACGAGCAGATTTTCTCGGAATTCGAGGGAACAGCCGTGCCGGACTTGACCATGGGCGACGGCGACGTAAAGTACCACATGGGCTACAGCAGCCAGGTAGATGCCGGTGGCCGCACCGTGAATCTGAAGCTGGCGCCCAACCCCTCGCACCTGGAGGCGGTAAACCCCGTGGTGGAAGGCTTTGTGCGTGCCAAGCTGGACCACGGCTACGGCAACGACTACGCGAAAGTGCTGCCCATCCTGATTCACGGCGACGCCGCCGTGGCCGGCCAGGGCATTGGCTACGAGGTAACGCAGATGTCGCAGCTGGAAGGCTACAAGACCGGCGGCACCGTGCACTTCGTTATCAACAACCAGGTAGGTTTTACCACTGATTTCGAAGACGCCCGCTCGTCTATCTACTGCACTGATCTGGCCAAGATTATTGACGCGCCGGTGCTGCACGTGAACGGCGACGACCCCGAAGCCGTGGTATTTGCCGTGCAGCTGGCTACCGAATACCGCCAGCAGTTCCACGCCGATATCTTTATTGATATGGTGTGCTACCGCCGCCACGGCCACAACGAGTCGGATGAGCCCAAGTTCACCCAGCCCACGCTCTACAACCTCATCAGCAAGCACCAGAACCCCCGCGAGGTGTACAACGCCATGCTGGTGCAGCGCGGCGACGTAGACGCGCAACTGGCCGCCCAGATGGACAAGGAGTTTCGCGACACCCTGCAGGCCCGCCTGGATCTGGTGAAGCAGAAGCCCTTGCCTTATAACTACCAGGCCCTAGAAAACGAGTGGCGCAGCCTGCGCCGCAGCAAGACGGAGGACTTCGATCAGTCGCCGCAAACCGGCATCAGCGAGGATATGGTAGCGAAAGTAGGCAAGGCCCTGACTACGCTGCCCGAAGGCTTCCGCCCTTTGAAGCAGATTGAAAAGCTGATGGAAGAGCGCCGCAAGATGTTCTTCGAAAACCGCGTGCTGAACTGGGCCGCCGGCGAATTGCTGGCCTACGGCTCCATGCTGGCCGAAAAGCACATTGTGCGCCTGAGCGGTCAGGATGTGCAGCGGGGCACGTTCTCGCACCGCCACGCCGTGCTGCACGATGCCGAAACCTCGGCCCCCTACAACTCGCTCAACTACATTGGCGAGGGCCAGGAAACGCTGCGCATCTACAACTCCCTGCTGAGCGAGTACGCGGTGCTGGGCTTTGAATTCGGCTATGCCATGGCTAACCCCACGGCGCTGGTAATCTGGGAAGCCCAGTTCGGCGACTTCGCCAACGGCGCCCAGACCATGATTGACCAGTTCATTGTGTCGTCTGAAAGCAAGTGGCAGCGCATGAACGGTTTGGTGATGCTGCTGCCCCACGGCTACGAAGGCCAGGGCCCGGAGCACTCCAACGCCCGCCCCGAGCGGTTCCTGCAGCTGGCCGCCGAAAACAACATTGTGGTAGCCAACATGACCACGCCGGCCAACTTCTTCCACGCCCTGCGCCGTCAGTTGACCTGGGAGTTCCGCAAGCCGCTGGTGGTCATGTCGCCCAAGTCCATGCTGCGCCACCCGCTGTGCGTGTCGCCGGTGGAGGAGTTCACCTCCGGTACCTTCCGCGAAGTGCTGGGCGACGTGTACGCTGAGGACAAGAAAGTGAAGCGCGTGCTGCTGTGCTCGGGCAAAGTATACTTCGACCTGCTGGACGAACAGCAGCAGTCGAAACGTACTGACGTGGCCATTGTGCGCCTGGAGCAGCTGCACCCCTTCCCCAAAAAGCAGCTGGCCGTGGAGCTGGCCAAGTACCCCAAAGCCAAAGTGTACTGGGTACAAGAGGAACCCGAGAACATGGGCTACTGGAACTATCTGCTGCGCTTTATGCGCCGCGAGCTGGAAGATGTGATTTCGCGCAAGCCCTCTGCGTCGCCGGCTACCGGCTACAACAAGGTGCACGTGAAGGAGCAGAAAGAGCTGGTGGCTCGTGCCTTCGGCATTGCTTCCGCCGAAGTAGAAGCCGACAACATCAAAGCCACCGCCGAAATAGCCAAGAAGCAGGACTAG
- the odhB gene encoding 2-oxoglutarate dehydrogenase complex dihydrolipoyllysine-residue succinyltransferase has protein sequence MGLEIKIPAVGESITEVTIAKWLKKDGEAVKRDEVIAELESDKATFELPAETDGVLKIRVAEGETIGIGTVIADINGDGAAPAASAAAPAATAVPAASAPAQPAADPVSKGEENPQASNQSGYGGSQAGSANTPTAAAAPASTGGGATVEMKIPAVGESITEVTVAKWLKEDGAQVQRDEIIAELESDKATFELPAEGSGTLRHAVKEGETIGIGATIARIEGGSGAPAAASAPAAAPAATQAAPAAAAPATSATTSYATGTPSPAAGKILGEKGISPADVQGSGRDGRITKEDAQNAQARPAAPAPVAAPAAAAPAVAQAAPAAASGNRNVRRERMSNLRKTVARRLVTVKNETAMLTTFNEVNMQPIMDLRNKFKDKFKEKHSVGLGFMSFFTKAVCVALKEWPAVNAQIDGTDILYNDFCDISIAVSAPKGLVVPVIRNAEELSFDGIEKEIQRLAGLARDNKLTIEQMTGGTFTITNGGVFGSMMSTPIINAPQSAILGMHNIVQRPIAENGQVVIRPMMYLALSYDHRIIDGRESVSFLVRVKELLEDPTRLLLGV, from the coding sequence ATGGGTCTGGAAATTAAAATCCCCGCCGTCGGCGAGTCTATCACCGAGGTTACCATTGCCAAGTGGCTCAAGAAAGACGGCGAGGCCGTGAAGCGCGATGAAGTAATTGCCGAGCTGGAGTCAGACAAAGCCACGTTTGAGCTGCCCGCCGAAACAGACGGCGTGCTGAAGATTCGGGTGGCGGAAGGCGAAACCATTGGCATCGGAACTGTTATTGCGGATATTAATGGGGATGGCGCCGCGCCGGCAGCTTCGGCAGCGGCTCCCGCCGCTACAGCCGTGCCAGCAGCCAGCGCTCCGGCCCAGCCAGCGGCCGACCCGGTAAGCAAAGGCGAGGAAAACCCCCAGGCCAGCAACCAAAGCGGCTACGGTGGCTCACAGGCGGGCTCAGCCAATACGCCTACGGCGGCCGCTGCACCCGCCAGCACCGGCGGTGGTGCTACGGTAGAAATGAAGATTCCCGCCGTGGGCGAGTCCATCACGGAAGTAACCGTGGCCAAGTGGCTGAAGGAAGACGGCGCCCAGGTACAGCGCGACGAAATTATTGCCGAGCTGGAATCGGATAAGGCCACGTTTGAGCTGCCCGCCGAAGGCAGCGGTACGCTGCGCCACGCCGTTAAGGAAGGCGAAACTATCGGCATTGGGGCAACTATTGCCCGCATTGAAGGTGGTAGCGGCGCTCCGGCGGCCGCTTCGGCTCCGGCCGCTGCGCCTGCTGCTACTCAGGCTGCGCCAGCCGCGGCGGCTCCGGCCACTTCGGCTACTACCAGCTACGCTACGGGCACGCCCTCACCGGCGGCCGGCAAGATTCTCGGCGAAAAAGGCATCAGCCCCGCCGATGTACAGGGTTCCGGTCGGGATGGTCGCATCACGAAGGAAGACGCCCAGAACGCCCAGGCCCGTCCCGCTGCTCCGGCTCCGGTAGCTGCTCCGGCCGCTGCAGCGCCGGCTGTTGCCCAGGCGGCTCCGGCTGCTGCCAGCGGCAACCGCAACGTGCGACGCGAGCGGATGAGCAACCTGCGCAAAACGGTAGCCCGCCGCCTGGTAACGGTGAAAAATGAAACGGCCATGCTCACCACCTTCAACGAGGTGAACATGCAGCCCATCATGGACCTGCGCAATAAGTTCAAGGACAAGTTCAAGGAGAAGCACAGCGTGGGCCTCGGCTTCATGTCGTTCTTCACCAAGGCTGTGTGCGTAGCTCTGAAAGAGTGGCCCGCCGTGAATGCCCAGATTGATGGCACCGACATCCTGTACAACGACTTCTGCGACATCAGCATTGCCGTATCGGCCCCCAAAGGCCTGGTGGTGCCGGTTATCCGCAACGCCGAGGAACTGTCCTTTGATGGTATCGAGAAAGAAATTCAGCGCCTCGCCGGCCTGGCCCGCGACAACAAGCTCACCATTGAGCAGATGACGGGCGGCACGTTCACTATCACCAACGGTGGGGTGTTCGGCTCCATGATGAGCACCCCTATCATTAACGCCCCGCAGTCGGCTATTCTGGGCATGCACAACATTGTGCAGCGTCCCATAGCTGAAAACGGCCAGGTGGTGATTCGCCCGATGATGTATCTGGCCCTGAGCTACGACCACCGCATCATTGACGGCCGCGAGTCGGTGTCGTTCCTGGTGCGCGTGAAAGAGCTGCTGGAAGATCCAACCCGCCTGCTGCTGGGCGTGTAA